A part of Myxococcus landrumus genomic DNA contains:
- a CDS encoding sensor histidine kinase: MKPGVRWALFAGGTVLLAVLVTAFVVLPAPAPPTEIARIFALSVFYGICIGFPSMRLMPAVGRRAMHGPLVAALLSCLAACAAITAVMMTVATVTLVGLGVFPASEFERHLLVDGGIGLVLSLPAGVCAFGYSRMAGRIHQRDARLREAEALRERAEWLEAEARFNALSARLQPHFLFNTLNSIATLVREDPRAAEAMVERLASVLRSALDAGAGSHVSLQRELDLVSDYLELERVRLGARLRCALEVQPGLERLAVPPFAVQTLVENAVKYAVAQRREGGAVQVSVCADARRLRLEVRDDGPGIIGPPPPGHGLDMLTQRLASSFGPDEAGLSISRGEGGVGACVRVWLPRTEAT, encoded by the coding sequence ATGAAACCCGGGGTGCGCTGGGCGCTGTTCGCGGGGGGCACGGTGCTGCTCGCGGTGCTGGTCACCGCGTTCGTGGTCCTGCCCGCACCCGCTCCGCCCACGGAGATCGCGCGCATCTTCGCGCTCAGCGTCTTCTACGGCATCTGCATCGGCTTCCCGTCGATGAGGTTGATGCCCGCGGTGGGCCGGCGCGCCATGCACGGTCCGCTCGTGGCCGCGCTGCTCTCCTGTCTGGCCGCGTGCGCGGCCATCACGGCCGTGATGATGACGGTGGCGACCGTGACGCTGGTGGGCCTGGGAGTCTTTCCCGCTTCCGAGTTCGAGCGGCACCTGCTTGTCGACGGCGGCATCGGCCTGGTGCTGAGCCTGCCCGCGGGGGTGTGCGCGTTCGGGTATTCCCGGATGGCGGGGCGCATCCACCAGCGCGATGCGCGCTTGCGTGAGGCGGAGGCGCTGCGCGAGCGCGCGGAGTGGCTGGAGGCGGAGGCGCGCTTCAATGCGCTGTCCGCGCGCCTGCAGCCTCATTTCCTCTTCAACACCCTCAACTCCATCGCCACGCTGGTGCGTGAGGACCCGCGCGCCGCGGAGGCGATGGTGGAGAGGCTGGCCTCCGTGCTGCGCTCCGCGCTGGATGCGGGGGCCGGGAGCCATGTGTCGCTCCAGCGCGAACTGGACCTGGTGTCTGACTACCTGGAGCTCGAGCGCGTGCGGCTGGGGGCAAGGTTGCGCTGCGCGCTCGAAGTGCAGCCGGGCCTCGAGCGGCTCGCGGTGCCTCCCTTCGCGGTGCAGACGTTGGTGGAGAATGCCGTGAAGTACGCAGTGGCCCAGCGGCGTGAGGGTGGCGCGGTCCAGGTGTCGGTGTGCGCGGACGCCCGTCGACTGCGGCTCGAGGTGCGGGACGACGGCCCCGGCATCATAGGTCCGCCGCCGCCAGGACATGGCCTCGACATGTTGACGCAGCGACTGGCGTCCTCCTTCGGGCCGGACGAGGCGGGCTTGTCCATCTCGAGGGGCGAGGGCGGCGTCGGCGCGTGCGTGCGGGTGTGGTTGCCGCGGACGGAGGCCACATGA
- a CDS encoding IS630 family transposase produces MRRRPESEKALPEGKGRQWLKRKQRRALLRWAARSGCPLTYRRCMAVAAVGRGASCHAVARALECATSTVVSAVRRYREGGRQELRDRRENNGRAKVDERFRERLVRVLAGTPEDWGWCRPTWTRELLCQELARRGLVRVSVATMGRTLASLGARLKAAKPIVECPWPGWKRRRRLHAVRCLEVYGPSTEPVLHVDEVDIHLNPKVGRDWCMPGHRRVVVTPGNNQKRYLAGALNVRTGKLTWVEGRSKASALFIQLLWRLASAYRRARRIHLVLDNASVHSSKKTRKVLAHLGRRFVLHFLPPYCPQGNRIERVWLDLHANVTRNHRCRTMDRLLARVHAYLAARSAQRSASPSLRRADPRRTA; encoded by the coding sequence GTGCGCAGAAGACCTGAGAGCGAGAAGGCCCTGCCCGAGGGCAAAGGTAGGCAGTGGTTGAAGAGAAAGCAGCGGCGAGCGCTGCTTCGGTGGGCAGCCAGGAGCGGCTGCCCGCTCACCTACCGCAGATGCATGGCGGTGGCGGCCGTGGGGCGAGGAGCCTCGTGCCATGCCGTCGCCCGAGCATTGGAGTGCGCGACCTCGACGGTGGTGAGCGCGGTCCGCCGCTACCGGGAGGGCGGGCGGCAGGAACTTCGGGACAGGAGGGAGAACAACGGACGCGCCAAGGTGGACGAGCGGTTCCGCGAGCGGCTGGTACGAGTGCTGGCGGGGACACCGGAGGATTGGGGCTGGTGTCGTCCGACGTGGACGCGGGAGTTGCTGTGCCAGGAATTGGCGCGCCGAGGCTTGGTGCGTGTGTCGGTGGCCACCATGGGGCGCACCCTCGCCTCGCTCGGCGCGCGGCTCAAGGCGGCCAAGCCCATCGTCGAGTGTCCTTGGCCCGGGTGGAAGCGACGCCGTCGACTCCACGCGGTGAGGTGTCTCGAGGTGTACGGACCCTCCACGGAGCCTGTTCTCCATGTGGACGAAGTCGACATCCATCTCAATCCCAAGGTGGGACGCGACTGGTGCATGCCCGGGCACAGGCGTGTGGTGGTGACGCCTGGCAACAACCAGAAGCGCTACCTGGCTGGAGCCCTCAATGTACGCACGGGAAAGCTGACGTGGGTGGAAGGGCGGAGCAAAGCCAGCGCGCTCTTCATCCAGCTTCTCTGGCGTCTGGCGAGTGCATATCGACGTGCTCGTCGCATCCACCTGGTCCTCGACAACGCCTCTGTCCACTCCAGTAAGAAGACACGCAAGGTGCTCGCCCATCTCGGCAGGCGATTCGTCCTTCACTTCCTGCCGCCCTACTGCCCCCAGGGCAATCGCATCGAGCGGGTGTGGCTCGACCTGCACGCCAATGTCACCCGCAATCACCGCTGCCGCACGATGGACCGGCTCTTGGCCCGGGTGCACGCCTACCTCGCTGCTCGCTCCGCCCAGCGCTCTGCCAGTCCATCCCTGCGCCGCGCCGACCCCAGGCGCACCGCCTGA
- a CDS encoding DsrE family protein: MKRFLLLLVTAVVVAPWVSLGAAPSQPAEKQVPARQGKLVFVATTGLEDLGTLSSSFRHAKTAKESGYLSDVVWLTYGRAVVALDPTVKAVPEEVRKAAQEAKAAGVRLVACGHALQKFGIDPKKLQPQADVADNGVAELSRLVAEGYQVIRY, from the coding sequence ATGAAGCGATTCCTGTTGTTGCTCGTCACCGCGGTCGTCGTCGCTCCCTGGGTCTCGCTCGGCGCGGCGCCGTCCCAGCCCGCCGAGAAGCAGGTGCCCGCCCGTCAGGGCAAGCTTGTCTTCGTGGCCACCACGGGGCTGGAGGACCTCGGCACGCTCTCCAGCTCCTTCCGGCACGCCAAGACCGCGAAGGAGTCGGGATATCTCTCGGACGTGGTGTGGCTCACCTATGGCCGCGCGGTGGTGGCGCTGGACCCGACGGTGAAGGCCGTTCCGGAGGAGGTCCGCAAGGCGGCGCAGGAGGCGAAGGCGGCGGGGGTGAGGCTCGTGGCTTGCGGTCACGCGCTCCAGAAGTTCGGCATCGACCCGAAGAAGCTCCAGCCCCAGGCCGATGTGGCGGACAACGGCGTGGCGGAGCTGTCCCGCCTGGTGGCCGAGGGCTATCAGGTCATCCGCTACTAG
- a CDS encoding LytR/AlgR family response regulator transcription factor — MSAPGLLRAVLVDDEPLALRRLARMLEDTGRVTVVATYTDPVEAVDALRTAPPDALFVDVSMPGLSGFDLVQALPSPPPVVFTTAFDTYALRAFEVSSVDYLLKPVDTRGLLRALDKLERMHPQLAQERLHALKAALQPPMPLTRLTSRTGTRVHVVVLEDVTHLYAEDRLVYAVRAGSSDVVDMSLAELERRLDPARWLRIHRATLVRLDAITMVQGGHGDACVHLKDGTVLPVARDRLRELRERLGGAAMARSLPGRRS; from the coding sequence ATGAGTGCGCCGGGGCTCCTGCGCGCCGTGCTGGTGGATGACGAGCCGCTGGCGCTGCGACGTCTTGCTCGCATGCTCGAGGACACAGGGCGTGTGACGGTGGTCGCCACGTATACCGACCCGGTGGAGGCCGTGGACGCACTGCGCACCGCGCCCCCGGATGCGCTCTTCGTGGATGTGTCGATGCCGGGACTGAGTGGCTTCGACCTGGTGCAGGCACTCCCCAGTCCACCGCCGGTGGTGTTCACCACGGCCTTCGATACGTACGCGCTCCGGGCCTTCGAGGTGAGCTCCGTGGACTACCTGCTCAAGCCCGTGGACACGCGCGGTCTCTTGCGTGCGCTGGACAAGCTGGAGCGCATGCACCCCCAGCTCGCGCAGGAGCGGTTGCATGCGCTGAAAGCGGCGCTCCAGCCTCCCATGCCCCTGACGCGGCTGACCTCGAGGACGGGCACGCGGGTGCACGTCGTGGTCCTCGAGGACGTCACACACCTCTACGCCGAGGACCGGCTCGTCTACGCGGTGCGCGCCGGGAGCTCCGATGTGGTGGACATGTCGCTCGCGGAGCTCGAGCGCCGGCTCGACCCGGCGCGCTGGCTGCGCATCCACCGCGCCACCCTCGTCCGGCTGGATGCGATCACGATGGTCCAGGGGGGCCACGGCGACGCGTGCGTGCACTTGAAGGACGGGACGGTGCTCCCCGTCGCTCGAGACCGGCTGCGGGAGCTCCGCGAGCGGCTGGGGGGCGCGGCGATGGCGCGGAGTCTTCCGGGCCGTCGCTCATAG
- a CDS encoding M20/M25/M40 family metallo-hydrolase — protein sequence MKRVLLSVLALTSCATPTLSPADTGAASTSPQVPALPEEVRLADLRQMTFGGENAEAYWSFDGKQLSLQARHEGMGCDRIYRMAVDPVSGAPAKVEPVSSGKGATTCAHFLPGDQEVIYASTHLGGPECPPKPDHSMGYVWALYDSYDIFKSNADGTGVQRLTDSPGYDAEGTVCAKDGSILFTSVRDGDLELYRMDRDGKNVKRLTHSPGYDGGAFFNADCSKIVWRASRPQPGKALDDYQGLLKRGLVRPTKLELYVANADGSEARQITWLNGAAFAPFFHPQGKRILFSSNHGDPKGREFDIWAVDIDGSSLERITHAPGFDGFPMFSPDGKWLAFSSNRATAQGKSDTNLFIARWVEDAKPGITAGAAERIREDVTFLADPVREGRGIGTEGLEASGAFVEARFKDLGLKPAGDAGAYRQTFPVTTAVRPVAGTQVRIGKTVLAGDAFTALGFSSQGQAQGQLVFANYGISEPSLKVDDYAKLKVKGKVVVVRRFVPDSAEFGDTDKQRRFGDLRYKAWQAAQRGAKALIVVDWPQAPTPAPKEWQMPPEATLPSLSPEGPGDAGIPVVVVKRAAMEPVMAALVAGKRADAQVDVKLETEQRPAFNVAAVLEAGEGKLPGTVVVGAHYDHLGFGGRSSLTPDRHEPHVGADDNASGVAAMLEIARALKERQGELKRDVLFVAFSGEETGLLGSTHFTRQRGDAAMKQVTAMLNLDMVGRLRASGLSVLGAESAGEWGPLLARACGEARVTCNPSGDGYGPSDHSPFYAAGVPVLHFFTGTHSDYHKPTDTVAQLNAVGTAQVARVVSAVTLGLDGATTLTYRKVPSPAPRGDMRSFNASLGTVPDYAGLPAGQKGMLLAGVRAGGAADKAGMLRGDILVRLGKHAIGGVEDLMFVLNASKPGETVQATVLRDGKEVPLEVTFQESKRPR from the coding sequence ATGAAGCGAGTCCTCCTCTCCGTCCTGGCGCTGACCTCGTGCGCCACCCCCACGCTCTCGCCGGCAGACACGGGAGCGGCATCCACGTCGCCGCAGGTCCCCGCGCTCCCGGAGGAAGTCCGGCTGGCGGACCTGCGGCAGATGACCTTCGGCGGAGAGAACGCCGAGGCCTACTGGTCCTTCGACGGCAAGCAGCTCTCCCTCCAGGCCCGCCATGAAGGCATGGGGTGTGATCGCATCTACCGCATGGCGGTGGACCCCGTCAGTGGCGCCCCCGCCAAGGTGGAGCCCGTCTCCTCCGGCAAGGGCGCCACGACGTGCGCGCACTTCCTGCCGGGCGACCAGGAGGTCATCTACGCGTCCACGCACCTGGGCGGCCCCGAGTGCCCGCCCAAGCCCGACCACTCCATGGGCTACGTCTGGGCGCTCTACGACAGCTACGACATCTTCAAGTCCAACGCGGATGGCACGGGTGTGCAGCGGCTGACGGACTCGCCGGGCTACGACGCGGAAGGCACCGTGTGCGCGAAGGACGGCTCCATCCTCTTCACGTCCGTCCGGGACGGGGACCTGGAGCTGTACCGGATGGACCGCGATGGGAAGAACGTGAAGCGGCTCACGCACTCGCCTGGGTATGACGGCGGCGCGTTCTTCAACGCGGACTGCTCGAAGATTGTCTGGCGTGCGTCGCGTCCGCAGCCGGGCAAGGCACTCGACGACTATCAGGGCCTGCTCAAGCGAGGGCTCGTGCGGCCCACGAAGCTGGAGCTGTATGTCGCCAACGCGGACGGCTCCGAGGCCCGGCAGATCACCTGGCTGAATGGCGCCGCCTTCGCGCCGTTCTTCCACCCCCAGGGCAAGCGCATCCTCTTCTCGTCGAACCATGGCGACCCCAAGGGCCGTGAGTTCGACATCTGGGCGGTGGACATCGACGGTTCCAGCCTGGAGCGCATCACCCACGCGCCGGGCTTCGATGGCTTCCCGATGTTCTCGCCGGACGGCAAGTGGCTGGCGTTCTCGAGCAACCGCGCCACGGCCCAGGGCAAGAGCGACACGAACCTGTTCATCGCGCGCTGGGTGGAGGACGCGAAGCCTGGCATCACCGCGGGCGCCGCGGAGCGCATCCGGGAGGACGTCACGTTCCTCGCGGACCCGGTTCGCGAGGGCCGGGGCATCGGCACGGAGGGACTGGAGGCCTCGGGCGCGTTCGTGGAGGCGCGGTTCAAGGATCTGGGGCTGAAGCCCGCGGGGGACGCGGGGGCCTATCGGCAGACGTTCCCGGTGACGACGGCGGTGCGGCCGGTGGCGGGGACGCAGGTGCGCATTGGAAAGACGGTGCTCGCGGGCGACGCCTTCACGGCGCTGGGGTTCTCCAGCCAGGGGCAGGCCCAGGGGCAGCTGGTCTTCGCGAACTACGGCATCTCCGAGCCGTCGCTCAAGGTGGACGACTACGCGAAGCTCAAGGTGAAGGGGAAGGTCGTGGTCGTGCGCCGCTTCGTTCCGGACAGCGCGGAGTTCGGGGACACGGACAAGCAGCGGCGCTTTGGAGACCTCCGGTACAAGGCGTGGCAGGCCGCGCAGCGCGGCGCGAAGGCGCTCATCGTGGTGGACTGGCCGCAGGCGCCCACGCCCGCGCCCAAGGAGTGGCAGATGCCTCCCGAGGCCACCCTGCCCTCGCTGTCACCCGAAGGTCCCGGGGACGCGGGCATCCCGGTGGTGGTGGTGAAGCGCGCGGCCATGGAGCCCGTGATGGCGGCGCTCGTCGCGGGCAAGCGCGCCGACGCGCAGGTCGACGTGAAGCTCGAGACCGAGCAGCGCCCCGCGTTCAACGTCGCGGCGGTGCTGGAGGCCGGTGAGGGCAAGCTGCCGGGCACCGTGGTGGTGGGCGCGCACTACGACCACCTGGGCTTCGGTGGACGGTCTTCGCTGACGCCGGACCGGCACGAGCCGCATGTCGGAGCCGATGACAACGCCTCGGGTGTGGCGGCGATGCTGGAGATTGCGCGCGCGCTGAAGGAGCGTCAGGGCGAGCTGAAGCGCGATGTGCTCTTCGTGGCCTTCTCGGGTGAAGAGACGGGCCTGCTGGGGTCCACGCACTTCACGCGTCAGCGGGGCGATGCCGCGATGAAGCAGGTCACCGCGATGCTGAACCTGGACATGGTGGGCCGGCTGCGCGCGAGCGGACTCTCCGTGCTGGGCGCGGAGTCCGCTGGCGAGTGGGGGCCGCTGCTCGCCCGTGCGTGTGGTGAGGCGCGCGTCACGTGCAACCCGAGCGGAGATGGCTATGGCCCGAGCGACCATTCGCCGTTCTACGCGGCGGGCGTGCCGGTGCTGCACTTCTTCACGGGGACGCACTCCGACTACCACAAGCCCACGGACACGGTGGCGCAGCTCAACGCGGTGGGGACGGCGCAGGTGGCGCGAGTCGTCTCGGCCGTGACGCTGGGGCTGGATGGAGCGACGACGCTGACGTACCGCAAGGTCCCCTCCCCTGCACCGCGCGGGGACATGCGCAGCTTCAACGCGTCGCTGGGCACGGTGCCGGACTACGCGGGCCTGCCCGCGGGACAGAAGGGCATGCTCCTGGCGGGTGTGCGCGCGGGCGGCGCGGCGGACAAGGCCGGCATGCTGCGAGGAGACATCCTCGTGCGACTCGGCAAGCACGCCATCGGCGGCGTCGAGGACCTGATGTTCGTGCTCAATGCATCCAAGCCCGGCGAGACGGTTCAGGCGACCGTGCTGCGCGACGGCAAGGAAGTGCCGCTCGAGGTGACGTTCCAGGAGAGCAAGCGCCCTCGCTGA
- a CDS encoding NADH:flavin oxidoreductase/NADH oxidase family protein gives MSSPLFEPLSLPSGAVLPNRLVKAAMEENMAGEGQLPEESLWHLYRRWSQGGAGVLITGNVMVHAEALTGPGGVVLDAHSPLEPFRRWAEAAKSGGAKVWMQINHPGRQVMADMPGVAWGPSAIRVDIGKHSHRLAHPVEMTAEQIAATVGRFAETARRAEQAGFDGVEIHAAHGYLVSQFLSPLANRRTDAWGGSLENRARLLLDIVRAVRAAVGATFAVAVKLNSADFQRGGFEASDARAVIEMLAPLGVDTVELSGGSYESPAMAGRAADERTVAREAYFLELAKELARNSPLPLMLTGGIVRRPVAEEVLAEGVALVGMGTALAVDPDLPKKWKTRVDARIELQPITLKDKSMASALGMARVRYQLRRLGRGRAPSPSVSPVLAYAREELSRRCSLRRYRKWLLARQHASTTP, from the coding sequence ATGTCATCCCCCCTGTTCGAGCCCCTGTCTCTTCCGAGTGGTGCGGTCCTCCCCAACCGGCTCGTGAAGGCGGCCATGGAGGAGAACATGGCCGGAGAGGGACAGCTCCCCGAGGAGTCGCTGTGGCATCTCTATCGGCGGTGGAGCCAGGGGGGCGCGGGGGTGCTCATCACCGGCAATGTGATGGTGCATGCCGAGGCCCTGACGGGGCCGGGCGGCGTGGTGCTCGATGCACACTCGCCCCTGGAGCCGTTCCGGCGCTGGGCGGAGGCGGCCAAGAGTGGCGGCGCGAAGGTGTGGATGCAGATCAACCATCCCGGGCGGCAGGTGATGGCCGACATGCCCGGGGTCGCCTGGGGGCCTTCGGCGATTCGCGTCGACATCGGCAAGCACAGCCATCGGTTGGCACACCCGGTCGAGATGACGGCCGAGCAGATCGCCGCGACGGTGGGACGCTTCGCGGAGACCGCGCGGCGAGCGGAGCAGGCGGGCTTCGATGGCGTCGAGATTCATGCGGCGCACGGCTACCTGGTGTCCCAGTTCCTCTCGCCCCTGGCCAACAGGCGCACGGACGCGTGGGGCGGCAGCCTGGAGAACCGGGCGCGCCTCCTCCTCGATATCGTGCGCGCGGTGAGGGCCGCTGTCGGTGCGACGTTCGCGGTGGCGGTGAAGCTGAACTCGGCGGACTTCCAGCGGGGCGGCTTCGAGGCCTCCGATGCGAGGGCCGTGATTGAGATGCTCGCGCCGCTCGGGGTGGATACCGTCGAGCTGTCCGGTGGCAGCTATGAGAGTCCCGCGATGGCGGGTCGCGCAGCGGATGAGCGGACCGTGGCTCGCGAGGCGTACTTCCTCGAGCTCGCCAAGGAGCTGGCGCGCAACAGCCCGCTCCCGTTGATGCTCACCGGCGGCATCGTCCGGCGGCCCGTGGCGGAAGAGGTGCTGGCGGAAGGTGTCGCGCTCGTGGGCATGGGCACGGCGCTGGCGGTGGACCCGGACCTGCCGAAGAAGTGGAAGACGCGGGTCGATGCGCGGATCGAGCTCCAGCCCATCACGCTCAAGGACAAGTCGATGGCGTCGGCCCTGGGCATGGCGCGGGTGCGCTACCAGCTTCGCCGACTCGGACGCGGCAGGGCGCCGAGTCCGAGCGTCAGCCCCGTGCTCGCGTATGCACGGGAGGAACTGAGTCGGCGTTGCTCACTGCGGCGCTACCGGAAGTGGCTGCTCGCGCGTCAGCATGCGAGCACGACCCCCTAA
- a CDS encoding PKD domain-containing protein — MNPQSWKKLRPLLLAALWAGSAGANTPPIVSTGQVQNMVLPTSKTWLVGTACDSDGSIVSSQWIQTQGPSAATLTNATSLTTTVSGLVQGAYIFQLTVTDNGGAQESARAYVRVHPVPTGRGTVSEVYKASPSPGDYGHVVYLPAGYTVGSNWPVVFFLHDTAHKGNGGPEPRASRMG; from the coding sequence ATGAATCCACAGTCGTGGAAGAAACTTCGCCCCCTCCTGCTGGCCGCGCTGTGGGCGGGTAGCGCCGGTGCAAACACCCCGCCCATCGTCTCCACGGGGCAAGTCCAGAACATGGTGCTGCCCACGTCGAAGACGTGGCTGGTCGGAACGGCGTGTGACTCCGACGGGAGCATCGTCTCGAGTCAGTGGATTCAGACGCAGGGCCCCAGCGCCGCCACGCTCACGAATGCCACCTCCCTGACCACGACGGTCTCTGGCCTCGTGCAGGGCGCCTACATCTTCCAGCTCACCGTGACGGACAACGGCGGAGCTCAAGAATCGGCCAGGGCCTATGTGAGGGTGCATCCGGTCCCGACTGGACGAGGCACCGTGTCGGAGGTCTACAAGGCGTCTCCCTCGCCGGGGGACTACGGCCACGTGGTCTACCTTCCCGCGGGATACACGGTGGGCTCGAACTGGCCGGTGGTGTTCTTCCTCCACGACACGGCCCACAAAGGAAATGGTGGGCCGGAGCCCAGAGCCTCTCGGATGGGATGA
- a CDS encoding gliding motility-associated C-terminal domain-containing protein has protein sequence MKHLLLVLTCLLSLPCLADSAIEEGPSSVLPLQTATYRVRWGAWGDDFENNATVTWNVQHGFLLSYDKHSVTVQWDDPMGPQGLQGRIDVTEDMMGQTTYMNVEVLGTSPSTFCDGVLGPAVVAVDFGSGSNPGPALPAGATTYAYNSSCAISPNQYTRTNNSVNCRAPWHNIVEDHTPGDTNGYFLMVDAASQAGEFYKTTVQGLIPAFKYEFSVWVGNLDKNAIYEAPRLRFEIRTASGFVATSGDIVIPPSSPFQWQKVGFMFELPPGVTSAEVVLVNRNQNDIGNDLVIDDISFAPCYPAVIASFQNGVVVDRNHTCNSGATSLHAWWPSTIPFSTPVYQWQRSFDNGESWLNIPGATTLHASQSEPTPGIYRYRLRSHEATNPAQFVVSNPLTYFVQRLTVEPRTHHLYACSGGTASGSLPVSYQLEFSDPTRPKSYQGLWSPATYLSGPNNIPNYIVLPSLGTSPPPNGPPVPAVNHVYTVTVTDNVSTCSGSAQQTVAQYNPRKVAIPNAFTPNGDGNNDLFRPLNLEDYPGSGFFIYNRYGQLIFSSRGPTRLDYSWDGRFQGADQPSGNYVWRIEMSDCHGNIINGTTGDNTPHGSAILIR, from the coding sequence ATGAAACACCTGCTGCTCGTGCTCACGTGTCTGCTGTCCCTCCCCTGTCTGGCGGACTCCGCCATCGAAGAAGGCCCCTCCAGTGTGTTGCCGCTGCAGACGGCGACCTATCGGGTGAGATGGGGCGCCTGGGGGGATGATTTCGAGAACAACGCCACCGTCACCTGGAACGTCCAGCATGGCTTCCTGCTGTCCTATGACAAGCACTCCGTCACGGTGCAATGGGACGACCCCATGGGCCCCCAGGGCCTCCAGGGAAGAATCGACGTCACCGAGGACATGATGGGGCAGACGACGTACATGAACGTCGAGGTGCTCGGCACGAGCCCGTCGACGTTCTGCGACGGAGTGCTGGGGCCCGCGGTCGTCGCGGTGGACTTCGGAAGCGGGAGCAACCCGGGCCCCGCGCTTCCCGCGGGCGCCACGACCTATGCCTACAACTCGAGCTGCGCGATTTCCCCCAATCAGTACACGCGCACGAACAACTCCGTGAACTGCCGGGCCCCCTGGCACAACATCGTGGAGGACCACACGCCTGGGGACACGAACGGGTATTTCCTCATGGTCGATGCGGCCAGCCAGGCCGGCGAGTTCTACAAGACGACGGTCCAGGGGCTCATCCCGGCGTTCAAGTACGAGTTCTCCGTCTGGGTCGGCAACCTGGACAAGAACGCCATCTATGAGGCACCTCGGCTCCGCTTTGAGATCCGGACCGCATCGGGCTTCGTCGCGACGAGCGGTGACATCGTCATCCCGCCATCCTCCCCGTTCCAGTGGCAGAAGGTCGGCTTCATGTTCGAGCTTCCGCCCGGCGTGACGTCGGCGGAGGTCGTGCTGGTGAATCGCAACCAGAACGACATCGGGAACGACCTGGTGATTGACGACATCTCCTTCGCGCCTTGCTACCCGGCCGTCATCGCGTCATTCCAGAACGGCGTGGTGGTGGATCGCAATCACACCTGCAACAGCGGTGCGACCAGCCTGCATGCCTGGTGGCCCTCCACGATTCCGTTCAGCACGCCGGTCTATCAGTGGCAGCGCAGCTTCGACAACGGGGAGAGCTGGCTCAACATCCCCGGTGCGACGACGCTGCATGCGTCCCAGTCCGAGCCCACGCCCGGCATCTATCGGTATCGGCTCAGGAGCCATGAGGCGACCAATCCGGCCCAGTTCGTCGTGTCGAACCCGCTCACCTACTTCGTGCAGCGCCTCACGGTGGAGCCACGCACGCATCATCTCTACGCATGCAGCGGAGGCACTGCTTCGGGCTCCCTCCCCGTGTCCTATCAGTTGGAGTTCTCGGACCCCACGCGGCCCAAGTCGTATCAGGGCCTGTGGTCACCCGCGACGTACCTCTCCGGTCCGAACAACATCCCGAACTACATCGTCTTGCCCTCCTTGGGCACGTCTCCCCCGCCCAACGGGCCGCCTGTTCCCGCCGTCAACCACGTCTACACGGTGACCGTGACAGATAACGTCTCCACCTGTTCGGGTTCCGCGCAGCAGACGGTCGCCCAGTACAATCCCCGGAAGGTCGCCATCCCCAATGCCTTCACGCCGAATGGGGATGGCAACAACGACCTCTTCCGGCCCTTGAACCTCGAGGACTATCCCGGGTCGGGCTTCTTCATCTACAACCGCTACGGACAGCTCATCTTCTCGTCCCGGGGCCCCACGCGGCTCGACTACTCCTGGGATGGGAGGTTCCAGGGCGCCGACCAGCCGAGCGGAAACTACGTCTGGCGCATCGAGATGAGTGATTGCCACGGCAACATCATCAACGGCACGACGGGCGACAATACCCCCCACGGTTCGGCGATCCTCATCCGCTAG
- a CDS encoding TetR/AcrR family transcriptional regulator — MSTSSKAGYHHGDLRAALLEAAMQMLEEGEPFSLRAVARRAGVSPTAPYRHFADREALESALATEGFRDLKARLTEGRALPSSAAELAELGVAYVHFALQRPALFRLMFGQPCSDASDQRVQAAAELHELLALVLGRVFPDADVPSLATAAWGLVHGLAFLHLDGKLATTPRKDVATRVRSAFEAILSAKAPRTSGPPDTTPR, encoded by the coding sequence ATGTCAACATCAAGCAAGGCGGGGTACCACCACGGGGACCTGCGGGCGGCGTTGCTGGAGGCCGCGATGCAGATGCTCGAGGAGGGGGAACCGTTCTCGCTGCGCGCGGTGGCTCGACGTGCGGGTGTCTCTCCCACCGCGCCGTACCGCCACTTCGCGGACCGGGAGGCGCTCGAGTCGGCGCTGGCCACGGAGGGCTTCCGCGACCTGAAGGCCAGGCTGACGGAGGGCCGCGCGCTCCCCTCGTCGGCGGCAGAGCTCGCCGAGCTTGGGGTCGCCTACGTCCACTTCGCGCTTCAGCGGCCCGCGCTGTTCCGCCTCATGTTCGGGCAGCCCTGCAGTGATGCGAGCGATCAGCGCGTCCAGGCGGCCGCCGAACTGCATGAGCTGCTCGCGCTCGTCCTGGGCCGTGTCTTCCCCGACGCCGATGTCCCGTCCCTCGCCACCGCGGCCTGGGGGCTGGTCCATGGCCTGGCGTTCCTGCACCTCGACGGCAAGCTCGCGACCACTCCCCGCAAGGACGTCGCGACGCGGGTGCGCTCCGCGTTCGAGGCCATCCTCTCCGCGAAAGCGCCCAGGACCTCGGGCCCCCCAGACACCACGCCGCGCTAG